ATAGAAAACGGCCCGGCGCCGCCTGGGGAACAACTTCCACAATCACCCATTTTAAACCTCCTTAAAATTTTGTAAATATTACTGATGGAAATTTTATCTCATCTATCTAAAAAAAGCAATGGGGAAATTACCCCGCCCCTTCAATTTCAATGCCATTATCCTTTAAAAGCCTTGTTGTTATGCCCTGTCCTTTTACAAGTTTCCCATTTTTACAGATAAGCATTACACCGCAGGATGGGCTTTTTTCTTTAAGCACAGCCTTTTTTGCGCCGCAGAATTTAGCAATCTTTAAAACCTCTGTTGCCCCTTTTTTAAACTCCCTTGTTAGTGTCCTTCCGCTTTTATCTATTACATCTTTTCCCCGTATTTTGGCCTCAAGCCTGGGCGTTGGGAGGCCGCCAAGC
The sequence above is drawn from the Deltaproteobacteria bacterium genome and encodes:
- a CDS encoding DUF523 domain-containing protein produces the protein MAQKKKPILISACLIGINCRYDGTNALNKKLIKSYAKECLIPICPEQLGGLPTPRLEAKIRGKDVIDKSGRTLTREFKKGATEVLKIAKFCGAKKAVLKEKSPSCGVMLICKNGKLVKGQGITTRLLKDNGIEIEGAG